A genomic window from Pecten maximus chromosome 6, xPecMax1.1, whole genome shotgun sequence includes:
- the LOC117329683 gene encoding ATP-dependent DNA helicase RecQ-like, with amino-acid sequence MVSEWGEEFRPAFQKLGELMCILEKALHLILTATATPKSIASLSKQLNLKNPLVISENVDRPKIFIDIRTRLPNFHKFDKFDDLIQPVATELLEKGVHFPVTIMYVESLEALSYFYQFLSYKLKGASYDGEEIPQNRIYVQYHKDYAESMKKITIQELAKETPKVRLVLATVALGMGLNAPSVSRIIHCRSPTTLEKYLQEIGRAGRVGQPSVAILYYKKNYIAKNRIGMTEEMRKFCESETCYRIILVNYFGFESVVFSGPKEHCCSICGRK; translated from the exons ATGGTTTCAGAATG gggaGAAGAATTCCGTCCTGCATTCCAGAAGCTTGGGGAGTTAATGTGCATTCTAGAGAAAGCTTTGCATTTAATTCTCACAGCAACTGCTACACCGAAATCAATTGCAAGTCTATCTAAACAGCTGAATTTGAAAAATCCACttgttatcagtgagaatgtggACCGTCCAaagatatttatagacattagAACCAGATTGCCAAACTTTCataaatttgacaaatttgaTGACTTGATACAACCAGTGGCAACAGAATTGCTGGAAAAAGGAGTTCATTTTCCAGTAACCATAATGTATGTGGAAAGTTTGGAAGCATTGTCCTATTTTTATCAGTTTCTTTCGTATAAACTTAAGGGTGCCAGCTATGATGGTGAGGAAATTCCACAGAATAGAATATATGTCCAATACCACAAAGATTATGCAGAGTCCATGAAGAAAATCACTATTCAAGAACTGGCTAAAGAAACCCCTAAAGTCAGATTAGTTTTGGCAACTGTTGCACTGGGAATGGGGCTTAATGCTCCAAGTGTTTCACGTATCATTCATTGCAGGAGCCCAACAACACTGGAGAAATACCTACAAGAAATCGGTCGTGCTGGACGTGTTGGACAACCGTCAGTGGCAATTCTTTACTACAAGAAAAATTATATTGCAAAAAACAGAATCGGTATGACGGAAGAAATGAGAAAGTTTTGTGAAAGTGAAACATGTTATAGAATTATTCTTGTGAATTACTTTGGATttgaaagtgttgttttttcagGACCAAAGGAACATTGTTGCTCCATTTGTGGCAGAAAATGA